In a single window of the Streptomyces sp. NBC_00353 genome:
- a CDS encoding AMP-binding protein, with the protein MDARTVSELLRERTRERPDSIGYTYLSDGEAERETLSYADLDRRASAIAASLHTAGVEPGERALLLLAPGLDYVSAFFGCLYAGVVAVPCYPPDPFRRERTLPRLIGVVGDADPVIALTTSDLLGFIDDLGEHAPQLRKLRWIAVDAVSAETSAPVAVDPGSTAFLQYTSGSTAAPRGVMVSHANLLHNLGMIQRYFGTDSDSQALIWLPPYHDMGLIGGLLQPLYSGCPVTLLSPLHFLEQPMRWLRKISSLGVSVSGGPNFAYELCARRATPQEVAQLDLSSWKVAFNGAEPTRPETLDRFAAVFGPAGFRADAFLACYGLAEATLIVSGTERGKPVPRVHVDRDALAGNTAASGAGSDVSLVSCGSGPADQEIAIVDAGTGQRCPEGVVGEIWVTGPSVARGYWRRPEETERVFGARIEGEDADYLRTGDLGFQLEGRLVVTGRRKDLLIVRGRNHYPHDIEFTAEHAHPALRVGCSAAFQMPDGSAEERLVLVMEVRGAAEAVDGVEITARVREAVALVHGLRAHTIMLVGRGTVPKTSSGKVQRSLCRARHLAGELTEIAPRVPAARAPAADALPGSRDDVEYRLRALVAQLVGVAPDTLDVQVPLLAIGLDSLALVTLQHRLEAEFGVTVPLGDVLAGGAMEGILEQIIDGGSPRVPGTVKAGAHWNGAPSPAVDAAGRIQAPLSHGAREIWLMQQLEPDNPEFTVATALRLPESVDLDALQRALGAVSARHPVLRTTFEVLDEELVQVVHPERPVTVEVHDVPELDERALTAHLTAVSSTPMDLVTGPLLHVGLYRSSSADVLLVRMHHIITDFWSSALLAREVGAFYSAYAAGRELSLTLPRATYLDVSAWRNAVLSDHARVGRMERHWLDQLSVDAGAAWPRLTFPAGDGSGADGGAIEFALSAELTKSLRTRAAAENVTVYVLLLASFMAVLYRTTAQHDLVVGTPMAGRTRPEFADVVGCCAGTSLIRCRVVGDMPFSALLARVRQQVIGALEHQDYPMSLLRERHGVGGRGHLVDVLFTVNQAPPRPTGTPGDQGPEAPQPPSTAHHTDELAALAQVGPAAVRSRLGSLPVERFPLPVGGGAVPVEIVIAEVSGAAHGLLRFRAGSVDAAVAGRMVQDYLAVLDRVAADPDVTLAGLGDAVA; encoded by the coding sequence GTGGATGCGCGCACCGTCTCCGAGCTGTTGCGGGAGCGTACGCGCGAGCGGCCGGACTCGATCGGCTACACCTATCTGAGCGACGGCGAAGCGGAGCGGGAGACGCTGAGCTACGCCGACCTCGACCGACGGGCATCCGCGATCGCCGCCTCGCTTCATACCGCGGGGGTCGAACCCGGGGAGCGGGCGCTGCTGTTGCTGGCGCCCGGACTCGATTACGTGTCCGCGTTCTTCGGCTGCCTCTATGCCGGAGTGGTGGCGGTGCCGTGCTATCCGCCCGACCCCTTCCGGCGCGAACGCACCCTGCCCCGACTCATCGGCGTGGTGGGCGACGCCGATCCGGTCATCGCCCTGACGACGTCGGATCTGCTCGGGTTCATCGACGATCTCGGTGAGCATGCGCCGCAACTGCGGAAGCTGCGCTGGATCGCGGTCGATGCCGTGTCCGCGGAGACATCCGCCCCCGTCGCGGTCGATCCGGGTTCGACGGCCTTCCTGCAGTACACCTCCGGCTCCACGGCCGCACCGCGCGGCGTGATGGTCTCGCATGCGAATCTGCTGCACAACCTCGGCATGATCCAGAGGTACTTCGGCACCGACTCCGACAGCCAGGCTCTGATCTGGCTGCCGCCCTACCACGACATGGGTCTGATCGGCGGGCTGCTGCAGCCGTTGTATTCGGGCTGTCCCGTGACGCTGCTGTCGCCGCTGCACTTCCTCGAGCAGCCGATGCGCTGGCTGCGGAAGATCTCGAGCCTTGGCGTCAGCGTCAGCGGGGGCCCCAACTTCGCCTACGAGCTGTGTGCCCGCCGTGCCACTCCACAGGAGGTGGCCCAGCTCGATCTGAGCTCATGGAAGGTGGCGTTCAACGGGGCCGAGCCGACCCGCCCGGAGACGCTGGACAGGTTCGCCGCTGTCTTCGGGCCGGCAGGCTTCCGGGCGGACGCCTTCCTGGCGTGTTACGGCCTCGCCGAAGCCACACTAATCGTCAGCGGCACGGAACGGGGCAAGCCGGTGCCTCGCGTCCACGTCGATCGCGACGCACTGGCCGGCAACACAGCCGCCTCCGGTGCGGGGTCGGACGTATCGCTCGTCTCCTGCGGATCCGGCCCCGCGGACCAGGAGATCGCGATCGTCGACGCCGGGACCGGGCAGCGATGCCCCGAGGGCGTGGTGGGGGAGATCTGGGTGACGGGGCCGAGCGTCGCCCGCGGGTACTGGCGTCGCCCTGAGGAGACCGAGCGCGTGTTCGGCGCACGCATCGAAGGCGAGGACGCCGACTATCTGCGTACCGGGGATCTGGGATTCCAGCTGGAGGGGCGGCTGGTTGTGACCGGGCGGCGCAAGGACCTTCTCATTGTGCGCGGCCGGAACCACTATCCGCACGACATCGAGTTCACCGCGGAGCACGCGCACCCGGCGCTGCGGGTCGGCTGTTCTGCGGCGTTCCAAATGCCTGATGGCTCTGCCGAAGAGCGGCTGGTACTGGTGATGGAGGTGCGGGGGGCGGCCGAAGCCGTCGACGGCGTCGAGATCACCGCCCGGGTTCGTGAGGCGGTGGCCCTCGTCCACGGTCTGCGAGCCCACACGATCATGTTGGTGGGCCGAGGCACGGTGCCGAAGACCTCCAGCGGCAAGGTCCAGCGCAGTCTGTGTCGCGCGCGCCACCTGGCAGGCGAGCTGACGGAGATCGCACCGCGTGTGCCTGCGGCCCGTGCGCCCGCGGCCGATGCGCTGCCGGGGTCCCGCGACGATGTGGAGTACCGGCTGCGTGCCCTCGTCGCACAGCTCGTCGGCGTCGCGCCGGACACGCTCGACGTGCAGGTCCCGCTCCTGGCGATCGGCCTGGACTCGCTCGCCCTCGTCACGTTGCAGCACCGGCTGGAGGCCGAGTTCGGTGTCACGGTGCCGCTCGGTGATGTGCTCGCCGGCGGGGCCATGGAGGGGATTCTCGAGCAGATCATCGACGGCGGCTCACCGCGTGTTCCCGGGACGGTCAAGGCGGGGGCGCACTGGAATGGAGCCCCGTCGCCGGCCGTGGATGCGGCCGGAAGGATACAGGCACCGCTGTCGCACGGCGCGCGTGAGATCTGGCTGATGCAGCAACTCGAGCCGGACAATCCCGAGTTCACCGTCGCCACCGCGCTGCGTCTGCCGGAGTCGGTCGATCTCGACGCGCTCCAGAGGGCATTGGGCGCCGTCTCTGCCCGGCACCCGGTGCTGCGTACGACGTTCGAGGTGCTGGACGAGGAGCTGGTACAGGTCGTCCACCCGGAGCGCCCGGTCACGGTCGAGGTGCACGACGTGCCCGAGCTGGACGAACGCGCCCTCACCGCACACCTGACCGCCGTGTCAAGCACTCCGATGGACCTGGTCACCGGTCCACTCCTGCACGTCGGCCTCTACCGCTCCTCCAGCGCTGACGTGCTTCTGGTGCGGATGCACCACATCATCACGGACTTCTGGTCGAGCGCCCTCCTCGCCCGTGAGGTGGGCGCCTTCTACAGCGCCTACGCCGCCGGCCGGGAGCTGTCCCTGACGCTGCCACGAGCTACCTATCTCGACGTGTCCGCCTGGCGGAACGCCGTCCTGTCCGACCACGCACGCGTAGGCCGCATGGAGCGCCACTGGCTCGACCAGCTGTCGGTCGACGCGGGCGCCGCATGGCCACGGCTCACCTTTCCGGCGGGTGACGGGTCCGGAGCCGACGGCGGTGCGATCGAGTTCGCGCTCTCGGCAGAGCTGACAAAGTCGCTGCGCACCCGTGCGGCCGCCGAGAACGTGACGGTGTACGTACTGCTGTTGGCTTCGTTCATGGCGGTCCTGTACCGGACCACAGCGCAGCACGACCTGGTCGTGGGGACGCCCATGGCGGGCCGCACCCGTCCCGAATTCGCGGACGTGGTCGGATGCTGCGCCGGCACCTCGCTGATCCGCTGCCGAGTGGTCGGCGACATGCCGTTCTCCGCGCTGCTCGCTCGGGTCAGACAGCAGGTCATCGGTGCGCTGGAGCACCAGGACTATCCGATGTCCCTGCTCCGCGAGCGCCACGGCGTCGGCGGACGCGGCCATCTCGTGGATGTGCTGTTCACCGTCAACCAGGCACCCCCACGCCCGACCGGCACCCCTGGGGATCAGGGACCGGAGGCACCGCAGCCGCCGAGCACGGCGCACCACACCGACGAGCTCGCCGCGCTGGCCCAGGTGGGCCCCGCGGCGGTCCGCAGCCGGTTGGGGTCCCTGCCGGTCGAGAGGTTCCCGCTGCCCGTCGGCGGTGGTGCGGTCCCCGTCGAGATCGTGATCGCCGAGGTGTCCGGCGCCGCGCACGGTCTGCTGCGATTCCGCGCAGGCTCAGTCGACGCGGCCGTGGCCGGCCGCATGGTGCAGGACTACCTGGCGGTTCTCGATCGGGTCGCCGCCGACCCGGACGTGACGCTCGCCGGCCTCGGCGACGCAGTGGCGTAG
- a CDS encoding condensation domain-containing protein, with product MPPADGAYVAGDGPAPSRSAVEEGIGGIFRDILRRDDVGVFDDFFDLGGSSLMAVRALGQIHERYGVRVRAMDFFESPVVATLTQHVMDAAPAQWPQVSRRPAGADPVLSYDQQRLWLEDQLLPSAAYHVHGRQRLSGDLDVAALDASLRAIMDRHEALRSRFPVQDGRTVQIVDALADDWHLRFEDVSAEPDGEARARELMDADAAAPFSLETGPLVRCLVIRVGESEHVLSITAHHIVCDDWSVGVFVKELSALYAAGGDPEQTDLPGLEVQYRDFAVWQRRWLTGEYLQRQVDYWREHLAGAPAALALPSRRRSTPDDVPTGGRVSAALSEADTSALGELCRKADATAFMALLAGFGTVLSRWSGQEDVVIGVPITGRSDARLQNLIGFFVNTLPFRLDLSGDPTFAELLARARKAALGGYAHAEAPLDLLVGELPATRVPSRTPLFQVILNGVDTPEVHPLAGTTGELLDTPARPSKFELTLSAREWDGVLRFDLEFDANRYERVMIEQLLEQLMAILRTATRAPDRPLGEYRLTSSGEPPVTLMPGPVEDTTTTDSAPPRGLLSAADPGAVAVVDRDGEWTYCRIDAAADEVARALIRLFPIRARNRRPDDLDRQVVLEWRPTGLCVAALLGCLRAGAQVTLDRSGDAPQAPGSLTIRSDGAGITLRLGADEIHVIDPGKPPSGGTEPGTDTVVPGCRPDWAVARYGFGSHDRFAVLSGSTDHVISAFLTAFAAGGTVVLVDHSPAVGAGALAAELDEAGVSVLYAGPAVLRTLAGCSLSALRHVVVENAGSFVSRDVVAVRRTAPDALCTGLYGIGPDGRPAALYDIPEEWAVETAPLRVPLGHAAHGPIRFVRRGGQEAAVGEVAELCIGDSRSGEFGRRWADGTIEIVAMAGSDPSTDPLQVTCALRELPGVVDALVVDSTQAGAGTELVAYVVTEDGEFDLAAAQPRLAARLPDALLPRHLVVLERLPLDADGEYDLAALPRPESSETADRYVAPRTPLERQLVDILAALLKVDRVGIHDSFFELGGFSLLATQLNIQIRDTVQADLTLRDIFASSTVEMLAQRIAFRQAEQEPVEDVEALLSDLESEASRHA from the coding sequence GTGCCCCCTGCGGACGGCGCGTACGTCGCCGGTGACGGTCCTGCGCCTTCCCGATCCGCTGTCGAGGAGGGCATCGGCGGGATCTTCCGCGACATCCTCCGGCGTGACGACGTAGGCGTGTTCGACGACTTCTTCGATCTCGGGGGAAGCTCGCTCATGGCGGTGCGGGCGCTCGGGCAGATCCACGAGCGCTACGGCGTGCGAGTCCGGGCCATGGACTTCTTCGAGTCCCCCGTGGTGGCCACCCTGACGCAGCACGTGATGGACGCCGCGCCCGCCCAGTGGCCACAGGTGAGCCGGCGGCCCGCGGGAGCCGATCCCGTGCTGTCCTACGACCAGCAGCGGCTCTGGCTCGAGGACCAACTCCTGCCGAGCGCCGCCTATCATGTGCACGGCAGGCAGCGGCTCAGCGGCGACCTGGACGTGGCGGCCCTGGACGCCTCGCTGCGCGCCATCATGGACCGGCACGAGGCACTGCGCTCCCGGTTTCCCGTACAGGACGGCCGGACGGTACAGATCGTCGACGCGCTCGCGGACGACTGGCATCTCCGGTTCGAGGACGTGAGTGCCGAACCCGACGGTGAGGCCAGGGCGCGCGAGCTGATGGACGCTGATGCCGCCGCACCCTTCAGCCTCGAAACCGGCCCCCTGGTGCGCTGCCTGGTGATCCGGGTGGGCGAGTCCGAACATGTGCTGAGCATCACCGCACACCACATCGTGTGCGACGACTGGTCGGTCGGTGTCTTCGTGAAGGAGCTGTCCGCCCTGTACGCGGCCGGCGGCGATCCGGAGCAAACGGATCTGCCCGGGCTGGAGGTCCAGTACCGAGACTTCGCCGTGTGGCAGCGGCGCTGGCTGACCGGCGAGTACCTGCAGCGGCAGGTGGACTACTGGCGCGAACACCTCGCCGGCGCCCCGGCCGCGCTGGCGCTCCCCAGCAGGCGGCGCAGCACACCGGACGATGTACCGACGGGCGGACGGGTGTCCGCCGCGCTCTCGGAAGCCGATACGAGTGCGCTCGGCGAGCTGTGCCGGAAGGCGGACGCGACCGCGTTCATGGCGCTCCTCGCCGGGTTCGGGACGGTTCTCAGCCGCTGGTCGGGCCAGGAGGACGTGGTGATCGGGGTGCCGATCACGGGGCGGTCCGACGCCCGCCTGCAGAACCTCATCGGCTTCTTCGTCAACACGCTTCCGTTCCGCCTGGACCTCAGCGGCGACCCGACGTTCGCCGAGCTTCTCGCCCGGGCCCGCAAGGCAGCGCTCGGCGGCTACGCCCATGCGGAAGCACCACTGGACCTGCTGGTCGGTGAGCTCCCCGCCACACGTGTCCCGTCCCGGACACCGTTGTTCCAGGTCATCCTGAACGGGGTCGACACCCCTGAGGTCCATCCGCTCGCAGGCACCACGGGGGAGTTGCTGGACACGCCGGCCCGGCCCAGCAAGTTCGAGCTCACCCTGAGCGCGCGCGAATGGGATGGAGTCCTCCGCTTCGATCTGGAATTCGATGCGAACCGCTACGAGCGGGTCATGATCGAGCAGCTTCTGGAACAGCTGATGGCGATCCTCCGCACCGCGACGCGCGCTCCTGACCGACCCCTGGGTGAGTACCGGCTGACCTCGTCCGGTGAGCCGCCCGTCACATTGATGCCCGGGCCGGTGGAGGACACGACCACCACGGACTCCGCACCGCCCCGTGGGCTGCTGTCAGCCGCTGACCCGGGTGCGGTGGCGGTCGTCGACCGCGACGGCGAGTGGACCTATTGCCGCATCGATGCGGCGGCGGACGAAGTCGCACGGGCGTTGATCCGGCTCTTCCCCATCCGCGCCCGGAACCGTCGGCCTGATGACCTCGACCGTCAGGTCGTCCTCGAGTGGCGGCCGACGGGTCTCTGCGTGGCCGCACTCCTGGGGTGTCTCCGGGCCGGAGCCCAGGTGACGCTGGATCGCTCGGGCGACGCCCCGCAAGCCCCCGGCAGCTTGACCATACGATCCGACGGCGCCGGCATCACGCTGCGGCTCGGGGCGGACGAGATCCACGTCATCGACCCTGGCAAGCCGCCGAGCGGCGGGACGGAGCCGGGCACCGACACCGTGGTGCCCGGTTGCCGCCCCGACTGGGCGGTGGCACGGTACGGGTTCGGCTCCCACGACCGGTTCGCCGTACTCTCCGGCTCCACCGACCATGTGATCTCGGCTTTCCTGACCGCCTTTGCAGCCGGAGGGACCGTGGTGCTGGTCGACCACTCGCCTGCCGTCGGAGCAGGGGCGCTGGCTGCCGAGTTGGACGAAGCCGGCGTCAGCGTGCTCTATGCGGGGCCCGCGGTGCTGCGGACCCTGGCGGGTTGCTCCCTGTCGGCCCTGCGCCACGTCGTGGTCGAGAACGCGGGATCGTTCGTGTCGCGGGATGTCGTCGCAGTACGCCGGACGGCCCCGGACGCCCTATGCACAGGCCTCTACGGCATCGGGCCCGACGGTCGACCCGCGGCGCTCTACGACATCCCGGAAGAGTGGGCTGTGGAGACGGCGCCACTACGTGTTCCTCTTGGCCATGCCGCCCACGGCCCCATTCGGTTCGTGCGGCGAGGCGGGCAGGAAGCCGCGGTCGGCGAAGTCGCCGAACTCTGCATCGGGGACAGCCGGAGTGGGGAGTTCGGACGGCGCTGGGCTGACGGCACGATCGAGATTGTCGCCATGGCCGGCAGCGATCCGTCGACCGACCCCCTCCAGGTCACCTGTGCGCTGCGGGAACTCCCGGGTGTCGTCGACGCCCTCGTCGTGGACTCGACGCAAGCCGGAGCAGGCACCGAGCTCGTCGCCTATGTCGTCACCGAGGACGGAGAGTTCGACCTGGCCGCGGCGCAGCCGCGACTTGCGGCACGGCTGCCCGACGCACTGCTCCCGCGGCATCTCGTGGTGCTCGAGCGGCTGCCGTTGGACGCGGACGGCGAGTACGACCTGGCTGCCCTGCCGCGCCCGGAGTCGAGCGAGACAGCCGACCGGTACGTCGCCCCGCGAACCCCCCTGGAGCGGCAGCTTGTCGACATCCTGGCGGCGCTCCTCAAGGTCGACCGCGTCGGTATCCATGACAGCTTCTTCGAACTGGGCGGATTCTCCCTGCTAGCGACTCAGCTGAACATCCAGATCCGGGACACCGTCCAGGCGGACCTCACCCTGCGCGACATCTTTGCCTCGTCGACGGTCGAGATGCTGGCGCAGCGCATCGCGTTCCGGCAGGCCGAACAGGAGCCGGTGGAGGATGTCGAGGCCCTGCTGAGCGATCTGGAGTCCGAGGCATCCCGCCACGCCTGA
- a CDS encoding NADP-dependent oxidoreductase, with product MKGREIHLTSRPLGWPSEDDFCMAEVVVADPQAGELLVRNQVMSVDPYMRGRMNEIPSYVAPFDIGRPLEGSAVGTVIESGSALFAPGDVVLHNAGWREYATVAEDAATKVDVNLAPPSAYLGVLGMPGLTAYAGILEVAALCPGEVVFVSAAAGAVGSAAGQIARLRGAARVVGSAGSPDKVAYLRGIGFDASFDYHDGALRRSLRTAAPDGVDIYFDNVGGRQLEVAIGAMRPHGRVAMCGAISMYNADEPPAAPRNLALAMGKRLTLRGFLAGDFAHLRDQFVAEAAGWLHRGELHYRETFAEGLPAAPSAFLDMMRGRNLGKMLVRL from the coding sequence ATGAAAGGCCGCGAGATCCACCTCACTTCAAGGCCTCTCGGCTGGCCGTCGGAGGACGACTTCTGCATGGCTGAAGTCGTGGTGGCCGATCCGCAGGCCGGTGAACTGCTCGTCCGCAACCAGGTGATGTCCGTGGACCCCTACATGCGCGGGCGGATGAACGAAATCCCGTCGTATGTGGCGCCGTTCGACATCGGGCGTCCGCTGGAAGGCAGCGCCGTCGGCACGGTGATCGAGTCCGGGTCCGCGCTCTTCGCACCGGGCGACGTCGTCCTGCACAACGCCGGCTGGCGGGAGTACGCGACGGTGGCGGAGGACGCCGCGACGAAGGTGGACGTCAATCTTGCGCCGCCCTCGGCCTACCTCGGGGTGCTCGGGATGCCCGGCCTCACCGCCTACGCCGGCATTCTGGAGGTCGCTGCCCTGTGCCCCGGCGAGGTCGTGTTCGTGTCGGCGGCCGCCGGTGCCGTCGGCAGCGCGGCAGGACAGATCGCACGGCTGAGAGGAGCCGCGCGGGTGGTCGGGTCCGCCGGCTCCCCCGACAAGGTCGCGTATCTGCGCGGCATCGGGTTCGATGCCTCCTTCGACTACCACGACGGCGCTCTGCGCCGTTCGCTGCGCACCGCCGCGCCGGACGGTGTCGACATCTACTTCGACAACGTCGGCGGGCGGCAACTCGAGGTCGCCATCGGAGCCATGCGCCCGCACGGGCGGGTTGCCATGTGCGGTGCGATCTCGATGTACAACGCCGATGAACCACCGGCAGCGCCCCGGAACCTGGCGCTCGCCATGGGCAAGCGGCTCACCCTTCGGGGCTTTCTCGCCGGCGACTTCGCGCACCTGCGGGATCAGTTCGTCGCGGAGGCCGCCGGGTGGCTGCACCGCGGCGAGCTGCACTACCGGGAGACCTTCGCCGAGGGTCTCCCCGCCGCACCTAGCGCCTTCCTGGACATGATGCGCGGGCGTAACCTGGGCAAGATGCTCGTACGCCTCTGA
- a CDS encoding helix-turn-helix transcriptional regulator, which yields MAAFFLGTRMIRTDLLVTSPCFLLGLSQVLTAAGVRIVATRTSADEEPCWLADVAVIDADAAAGADLDIVTDAARSMAVLVLTNDLTANSNEFLNAGAVGVISKDEPGSGIVRAVQLAAAGSAGRTEFTRTTPHLTGSKVQAGQPTLSEREQQVLSQIAQGRTHGQIATRLGISQHTVDTYVKRIRVKLDVGNKAELTRAALLGKFVTSVEDEEAGGTASIPSSRVPSPAESHLGRDGAPVS from the coding sequence GTGGCAGCCTTCTTCCTTGGGACACGCATGATTCGTACAGACCTGCTCGTGACCTCTCCGTGCTTCCTCCTGGGCCTGAGTCAGGTCCTCACAGCGGCCGGGGTCAGAATAGTCGCCACCCGAACCTCGGCCGACGAGGAGCCGTGCTGGCTCGCCGACGTGGCGGTCATCGACGCCGACGCAGCCGCTGGTGCAGACCTCGACATCGTCACGGACGCCGCCCGGTCAATGGCAGTGCTCGTCCTCACCAACGACCTCACCGCAAACAGCAATGAATTCTTAAATGCAGGCGCGGTAGGGGTCATCAGCAAAGACGAGCCGGGGTCCGGAATCGTGCGCGCCGTCCAGCTCGCCGCCGCCGGATCAGCCGGTCGCACAGAGTTCACCCGCACCACCCCCCATCTCACCGGCAGCAAAGTCCAGGCGGGCCAACCCACGCTCTCAGAACGCGAGCAGCAGGTTCTCAGCCAGATCGCCCAGGGCAGGACGCACGGCCAGATCGCGACCCGCCTGGGGATAAGCCAGCACACCGTCGACACGTACGTGAAACGCATACGCGTCAAACTCGACGTAGGAAACAAGGCCGAGCTCACCCGCGCCGCGCTTCTCGGCAAATTCGTCACCTCCGTAGAGGACGAGGAAGCCGGCGGCACCGCGAGCATTCCCTCGTCCCGCGTCCCTTCTCCTGCCGAGTCTCACTTGGGACGGGACGGAGCTCCCGTGTCATAA
- a CDS encoding dienelactone hydrolase family protein: MAEVLLFHHIQGLTDGVQAFAGELRQAGHTVHTPDLFEGRTFGSLEEGMGFARETGFDTLRARGVAAAEDLGPELVYGGFSFGVTIAQKLAQTRPGARGALLMHSCIPVAEFGTSWPDNVPVQMHGKEGDEFFEEDLPAARELAKSASAAELFTYPGDQHLFTDASLDAFDAEASNLLMERVRTFLAAI, encoded by the coding sequence ATGGCTGAGGTTCTGCTTTTCCACCACATCCAGGGCTTGACCGACGGGGTTCAGGCGTTCGCCGGTGAACTGCGACAGGCCGGCCACACCGTGCACACGCCGGACCTGTTCGAGGGCCGCACTTTCGGGAGCCTCGAGGAGGGGATGGGGTTCGCGCGGGAGACCGGGTTCGACACCCTCAGAGCGCGTGGTGTGGCGGCGGCCGAGGACCTGGGTCCGGAGCTGGTCTACGGCGGCTTCTCCTTCGGCGTGACCATCGCCCAGAAGCTTGCGCAGACGCGACCCGGCGCACGGGGAGCACTGCTGATGCACTCCTGCATCCCCGTCGCGGAGTTCGGGACGTCCTGGCCCGACAACGTGCCGGTGCAGATGCACGGCAAGGAAGGCGACGAGTTCTTCGAGGAGGACCTGCCGGCGGCACGCGAGCTGGCCAAGTCCGCATCGGCTGCGGAGTTGTTCACCTATCCAGGTGATCAGCACCTGTTCACCGACGCTTCGCTCGACGCCTTCGACGCGGAGGCCTCCAACCTGTTGATGGAGCGGGTGCGGACGTTCCTCGCGGCGATCTGA
- a CDS encoding thioesterase II family protein: protein MSPIDKLFPYRRETDGFELFAFPHIAAGPTLFHSLREAAEAEGIAVTGALLPGRGRRVREAPHRTIDALLTEIEEAAKCDGFAAFSGDYGLLGHCSGSLVAFEIARLLVRLPCANPRLLVVCSCRPPELIPDTGTSRLSREDMFARTAALGGMPDALMADDDLLDVLERPMRADWEIFDRYVHTASPALPVPILTARGADDPTVPAAEQPRWRAQTQRLFRSVELKTDHWMLSDEGSRALTHEISTTLSAIRS from the coding sequence ATGTCACCCATCGACAAGCTGTTTCCCTATCGGAGGGAAACCGACGGATTCGAGCTGTTCGCCTTTCCGCACATCGCAGCGGGACCCACGCTGTTCCACTCGCTCCGCGAGGCGGCAGAGGCGGAGGGCATCGCCGTGACCGGGGCGCTGCTGCCGGGGCGCGGACGCAGGGTCCGCGAGGCGCCGCACCGCACGATCGATGCGCTGCTAACCGAGATCGAAGAGGCGGCGAAGTGCGATGGCTTCGCCGCCTTCTCCGGGGACTACGGTCTGCTGGGGCACTGCTCCGGATCCCTTGTCGCCTTCGAGATCGCGCGTCTGCTCGTGCGGCTGCCGTGTGCGAATCCGCGGCTGCTCGTGGTCTGCAGCTGCCGACCGCCGGAACTCATTCCGGACACCGGCACCAGCAGGCTCTCCCGCGAGGACATGTTCGCGCGTACCGCCGCGCTGGGAGGGATGCCGGACGCGCTCATGGCCGACGACGACCTCCTCGACGTACTGGAACGGCCGATGCGTGCGGACTGGGAGATCTTCGACCGCTACGTTCACACCGCCTCCCCGGCACTCCCCGTCCCGATTCTGACGGCACGCGGTGCGGACGACCCGACGGTGCCCGCAGCGGAGCAGCCCCGCTGGAGGGCGCAGACTCAGCGGCTCTTCCGCAGTGTTGAGCTGAAGACCGACCACTGGATGCTCTCCGACGAGGGATCCCGGGCCCTGACCCACGAGATCTCGACAACGCTCTCGGCGATCCGCAGCTGA
- a CDS encoding metallophosphoesterase family protein: protein MDDPRRKCADRAHPHLWAVSDLHVGHPVNRSIADGLAAQHPDDWLLVAGDVAESSSRTQEVLAGLRSRFRRVIWTPGNHELWTHPRDEDQSRGVERYAGLVEKCRKIEVLTPEDEYVTWRAPEQELVIAPVHLLYDYSFRDPGTDLDSALEAAWEAGHVFSDELLLHPDPYPTRQEWCHARVASTEKRLADLGKGSPIIVVNHYPLIEEPVRRMFSPHLAMWCGTRLTSEWHKRFPIHAVVHGHLHMPRSSVHDGVAVEEVSLGYPREWGNRETPFAPRLIACGVSAVGRL from the coding sequence ATGGATGATCCGCGCCGGAAATGTGCTGACCGGGCTCATCCGCACCTGTGGGCGGTGAGCGACCTTCACGTCGGACATCCAGTGAACCGGAGCATCGCCGACGGACTGGCCGCGCAGCATCCCGATGACTGGCTCCTCGTCGCGGGAGACGTGGCGGAGTCGTCATCGCGGACACAGGAGGTGCTGGCGGGTCTGCGCAGTCGCTTCCGGCGGGTCATCTGGACGCCGGGCAACCATGAACTGTGGACGCATCCGCGCGACGAGGACCAGAGCCGGGGAGTGGAGCGGTACGCGGGCTTGGTGGAGAAGTGCCGCAAGATCGAGGTGCTGACGCCCGAGGACGAGTACGTGACGTGGCGCGCCCCAGAGCAGGAACTCGTCATCGCCCCGGTCCATCTGCTGTACGACTACTCGTTCCGCGACCCCGGCACAGATCTCGACTCCGCGCTGGAGGCGGCATGGGAGGCGGGGCATGTGTTCAGCGACGAATTGCTGTTACACCCGGATCCGTACCCGACACGTCAGGAATGGTGCCACGCCCGCGTCGCGTCGACCGAGAAGCGGTTGGCCGACCTCGGAAAGGGCAGCCCGATCATCGTGGTCAACCACTACCCTCTGATCGAAGAGCCGGTACGGCGAATGTTCTCCCCGCATCTGGCCATGTGGTGCGGCACGCGGCTCACCTCCGAGTGGCACAAGCGCTTCCCGATCCATGCTGTCGTGCACGGTCATCTGCATATGCCGCGGTCGTCGGTCCATGACGGTGTCGCCGTCGAGGAAGTTTCCCTCGGCTATCCGCGCGAGTGGGGGAATCGGGAGACACCGTTCGCGCCACGGTTGATTGCCTGTGGAGTCAGTGCGGTTGGACGTTTATGA